The window ATGGAGCTCTTGATGTAATTATTGGCAGGCACATAAAAGCAGTGCTGCTCATTGCAAACAAACGTCCCTCGTCGTACTTGATTCCTTGCTATGTACACTATATATCCATACATGGAGCACATTGCCAGAATGGGCACGATGACTCCCACCACTATGAAGAGCATGTTGAAGCCTATAGTAGCAGGCTTGAAGCTGGGAGCGCAGAGgaacctgctgctgctgtaggtGTAGTTTCCAAAGCCTAGCAGTGGCAGAGCTGCGTTCAAGAGTGAGTACATCCATATGACGGCAAGAATAACTCTAGTCCTGTGTGAGGTGAATATATTTGCGTAGTTTAGAGCAAAGCAGATCTCTATGAACTTGTCGACGGTGGCCCAGGTGAGAGAATGAATGGAGGACAGCTGTAGCAGTGAGAAGAAGAAACCACTGCCTTGGCACAGTGCACTGCTACTGGGGTAGCCCTGTGGCTGGAACAGGCTGTTATAGGCCCCGAAGGGGATGGTGGACAGGCCCAGAGCCAGATCGCACACGCTGAAGCTCAGTGTAAGAGTCCATGTCTCTGTGTGTAGGCTCCTGTTGAGCAGCAACACAAGGAGCAGTGCAGCGTTTCCACACACAGAACAGAGGCTGGAGCCAATCATCAGCATGGCGTAAACCCCTGCCATCCACTGCATTGTGTCCACCTTAGAAAGATTCTCTCCTGCTCTGTTTACTTACACATCTGAACACAGGCATCCACAGGTCCTAATTTGCCATGGTTGCATCCATAGTTTGCCACCACTGTCAAGCCATAGTCTGAGACTGAAGAAGTCAGGTCAGGTT is drawn from Pygocentrus nattereri isolate fPygNat1 chromosome 10, fPygNat1.pri, whole genome shotgun sequence and contains these coding sequences:
- the LOC108428660 gene encoding histamine H2 receptor; the protein is MQWMAGVYAMLMIGSSLCSVCGNAALLLVLLLNRSLHTETWTLTLSFSVCDLALGLSTIPFGAYNSLFQPQGYPSSSALCQGSGFFFSLLQLSSIHSLTWATVDKFIEICFALNYANIFTSHRTRVILAVIWMYSLLNAALPLLGFGNYTYSSSRFLCAPSFKPATIGFNMLFIVVGVIVPILAMCSMYGYIVYIARNQVRRGTFVCNEQHCFYVPANNYIKSSIVMVTTIVCLLICWLPYITICFYETLTGRESPQSASAIATWLALFTSALNPWIISMTQT